A genomic segment from Ferrimicrobium sp. encodes:
- a CDS encoding helix-turn-helix domain-containing protein: MSKKYPLGPRLLKAREASGLSLSDVAGKTDLSKGFLSRVERGIVSPSVDSLITICEVVGLSMEDLFAPPVYQITRASERQRAVLPGELIFDTLLTSSTEKHVTVIETVAGPRGNGGDALYSMPTECEVCYIASGSIEFLLDGEVLSLGSGDALTFNGTTPHTWRNVSETEDVRLLWILAPALPNPWITGAIAVPRDQ; this comes from the coding sequence ATGTCAAAAAAGTACCCGCTAGGCCCACGGCTCTTGAAGGCTCGTGAAGCTTCTGGTCTCTCCCTCTCTGATGTTGCAGGAAAAACAGATCTATCAAAGGGCTTCCTCTCTCGCGTAGAGCGCGGGATCGTAAGCCCTTCGGTGGACTCATTGATTACGATCTGTGAAGTTGTCGGTCTCTCTATGGAAGACCTTTTTGCTCCACCTGTGTACCAAATAACCCGCGCATCTGAGCGTCAACGCGCTGTTCTGCCGGGAGAATTGATCTTTGACACGCTTCTCACCTCCTCAACTGAGAAACATGTGACGGTGATTGAGACGGTCGCGGGACCAAGGGGGAACGGGGGCGACGCACTCTATTCGATGCCGACCGAGTGCGAAGTCTGCTACATCGCTTCGGGGAGCATAGAGTTCCTTCTCGACGGCGAAGTGCTTTCACTCGGTTCTGGGGACGCGCTTACCTTCAATGGAACAACACCGCACACATGGCGCAACGTCTCTGAGACCGAAGATGTTCGACTTCTCTGGATCCTCGCTCCTGCATTACCGAACCCATGGATCACAGGGGCAATTGCCGTACCCAGAGACCAGTGA
- a CDS encoding nuclear transport factor 2 family protein: MDISSEIAASADHVIEAFSRFDRRAYFDSFDPEATVAFYYSPNVMGIEEYQRLWDDWVNEGFEVLSCESSNRIIQVISNDIGLFVHDVHTEVTQAGGHKVLTERETIVLRKNQSGAWLVIHEHLSHPEL; this comes from the coding sequence GTGGATATCAGTTCCGAAATTGCAGCCTCAGCAGATCACGTGATCGAGGCATTCAGTCGGTTTGACCGAAGAGCCTATTTCGATAGCTTTGACCCAGAAGCGACCGTTGCCTTTTACTACAGCCCAAACGTGATGGGGATCGAGGAGTATCAGCGGCTTTGGGATGACTGGGTCAACGAAGGGTTTGAGGTCTTGAGTTGTGAATCGTCAAACCGCATAATTCAGGTGATCAGCAACGACATCGGGCTCTTCGTACACGATGTGCACACGGAAGTTACCCAGGCCGGCGGACACAAAGTGCTCACGGAACGAGAAACCATTGTCCTTCGCAAGAACCAGAGTGGCGCCTGGCTTGTCATTCATGAACACCTGTCACATCCCGAGCTTTGA
- a CDS encoding pyridoxamine 5'-phosphate oxidase family protein → MDDSTSQWKKLAAELDEHRNFWLATVNLDNTPHVAPIWGVVLEDRFLFYTSRVSRKARNIIRQPHVGLHLESAENVLIVYGNAADDGLPQNHPAVLTALEQKYDQPGDHDYLPSSDTSYDVLFSLNPTSALGWRLDDFEGSQIRWAQKGNR, encoded by the coding sequence ATGGACGACTCAACAAGTCAATGGAAGAAATTAGCGGCAGAACTGGACGAGCACCGTAACTTCTGGCTCGCCACGGTGAACTTAGACAATACGCCCCACGTTGCACCTATCTGGGGTGTAGTGCTAGAAGATCGGTTCCTATTCTACACGTCCCGAGTATCGCGAAAAGCACGGAACATCATCCGTCAACCCCATGTCGGTCTCCATCTTGAGAGTGCCGAGAACGTTCTCATCGTCTACGGAAATGCCGCTGATGACGGTTTACCACAGAATCATCCCGCCGTGCTGACTGCCCTTGAGCAAAAGTATGATCAGCCAGGCGATCACGACTACCTGCCCTCCTCGGATACCTCCTATGACGTGCTCTTCTCACTCAATCCCACCTCTGCACTAGGCTGGCGGTTGGATGACTTCGAGGGATCACAGATCCGTTGGGCGCAAAAAGGCAACCGCTAA
- a CDS encoding ABC transporter substrate-binding protein: MKRTGTRTTVILGAALAGSMLLAACGSTSSATPQSSTTKKGGTAYYAEAAGANPNYILPLTSGAEFSIANLAQFQILMYRPLYFFGQGDKAEINYNLSIGNAPVYSNNDKTVTITLKKYQWSDGQPVTSSDVIFWMNLLKANKVDWGAYVPGDFPDNVVSYSAPNASTVVFHLNQSYSPTWFTYNELSQITPLPLAWDTTSLSTPLPNPSAKSIADMTTARAQAVYKFLNAQAQDLSTYASSPIWSVVDGPWKLASFSSAGHAVFVPNTKYSGPVKPSLSQFVELPFTSDSAEFNVLRAGNNAVTYGYLPNSDASQKSYVESIGYKVEPWTEFGFSYWNMNFNNPTYGAVFKQLYIRQALQHLVDQPAWITSFLHGDAVPNYSPVPVTPSNPFADAASRTDHYPYSTSAAKNLLTSHGWKMVNGVMTCESPGSSATECGAGISKGLALNLNLEYYSGSNSLTEEMTAYASAAKQAGINVILSSANGNTVFADEAPCTPSQPSCKWEMILAGTWEYSPDNYPTGGELFASGAGSNYGNYQSSEANALIAATHTSSDPQAALDAYQNFMAKELPDIYRPLPDAAISLISNKLGGVTQNPYLDITPEDWYFKG, from the coding sequence ATGAAACGAACAGGTACGAGAACAACTGTGATCTTGGGCGCCGCTTTGGCTGGATCGATGCTCCTGGCAGCCTGCGGATCAACGTCATCGGCTACGCCACAGTCGAGCACGACCAAGAAAGGCGGTACTGCCTACTACGCAGAGGCCGCCGGAGCCAACCCGAACTACATTCTCCCACTCACATCAGGTGCGGAATTTTCGATCGCCAACCTCGCGCAGTTTCAGATTCTTATGTACCGGCCGCTGTACTTCTTTGGGCAAGGGGACAAGGCCGAGATCAACTACAACCTTTCGATTGGGAACGCACCGGTCTACTCCAACAACGACAAAACGGTCACGATTACCTTGAAGAAGTACCAATGGTCCGATGGTCAACCTGTAACCTCAAGCGATGTCATCTTTTGGATGAACCTCCTCAAGGCCAATAAGGTCGATTGGGGGGCCTACGTCCCTGGGGACTTTCCTGACAACGTCGTCTCCTACTCTGCGCCAAACGCATCAACGGTGGTCTTTCACTTGAACCAGTCCTACAGCCCGACCTGGTTTACCTATAATGAGCTAAGCCAGATCACCCCCCTTCCACTTGCTTGGGACACCACATCGCTCAGCACTCCATTGCCGAACCCATCTGCCAAGAGCATTGCGGATATGACGACCGCTAGAGCCCAGGCGGTCTACAAGTTCCTCAACGCACAGGCCCAGGATCTCTCCACCTACGCATCAAGTCCGATCTGGTCTGTGGTGGATGGCCCATGGAAGCTCGCAAGTTTCTCCTCTGCAGGGCATGCGGTCTTTGTCCCCAATACCAAGTACTCCGGGCCGGTCAAGCCGAGCCTGTCCCAGTTTGTGGAGTTGCCCTTTACCTCGGACTCGGCTGAGTTCAACGTGTTGCGCGCGGGCAATAATGCTGTTACCTATGGATACCTACCAAACTCCGATGCCAGTCAGAAGTCCTACGTGGAGTCGATCGGCTACAAAGTTGAACCGTGGACCGAGTTTGGCTTCTCCTATTGGAATATGAACTTTAATAACCCCACCTACGGAGCAGTATTCAAACAACTCTACATCCGCCAGGCGCTGCAACACCTTGTCGACCAACCTGCTTGGATCACAAGCTTTCTGCATGGCGACGCAGTCCCGAATTATTCGCCAGTCCCTGTCACGCCGTCAAACCCCTTTGCTGATGCCGCATCGAGGACAGACCACTATCCCTACTCGACATCAGCGGCTAAGAACCTGCTGACCTCGCATGGCTGGAAGATGGTTAATGGAGTGATGACCTGCGAGAGCCCCGGGAGCTCAGCGACTGAGTGCGGTGCTGGGATCTCCAAGGGCCTCGCGCTCAACCTCAACCTCGAGTACTACTCTGGGAGCAACTCCCTGACGGAAGAGATGACCGCCTATGCTTCAGCGGCGAAGCAGGCAGGCATCAACGTTATCCTGTCTTCTGCAAACGGGAACACCGTTTTTGCTGACGAGGCTCCTTGCACTCCTTCGCAACCATCGTGTAAATGGGAGATGATTTTGGCGGGAACCTGGGAGTACAGCCCTGACAACTACCCGACGGGCGGTGAATTGTTTGCGAGTGGTGCTGGCTCCAACTACGGGAACTACCAGAGTTCCGAGGCGAACGCGTTGATCGCAGCAACGCACACCTCCTCTGATCCGCAAGCCGCGCTCGATGCGTACCAGAACTTTATGGCAAAGGAACTTCCAGACATCTATCGACCCTTACCTGACGCCGCTATCTCGCTCATTTCAAACAAGCTTGGTGGAGTCACTCAGAACCCCTATCTAGATATCACTCCCGAGGACTGGTACTTCAAGGGGTAA